One window of Syngnathus acus chromosome 16, fSynAcu1.2, whole genome shotgun sequence genomic DNA carries:
- the tbx20 gene encoding T-box transcription factor TBX20 isoform X1: MEYSSSPKPQLSSRANAFSIAALMSSGKPSKDKDGGDSTIKPLEQFVEKSSCSQTPLSERSSSSSSSSSSSLDILQPLAGELVGSAPLSGVGACTEPLIPTSPPLPCSEEMANISCSLETKELWDKFHELGTEMIITKSGRRMFPTIRVSFSGVEQECKYIVLMDIVPVDNKRYRYAYHRSSWLVAGKADPPLPARLYVHPDSPFSGEQLMKQMVSFEKVKLTNNELDQHGHIILNSMHKYQPRVHIIKKKEHTASLLNFKSEEFRTFVFVETVFTAVTAYQNQLITKLKIDSNPFAKGFRDSSRLTDMESRESVENLIHKHSYARSPIRTYAGDDDHLPDDGHPPHARGSAFTASDNLSLSSWVSSGTSAAFSGFQHPPSLSAMGTGGAASLPHPMQGSLPPYGRLGMPLTPGALQAGGPSFPTFHMPRYHHYFQQGPYAAIQGLRHSSAVMTPFV; this comes from the exons ATGGAGTACAGCAGCTCCCCGAAGCCGCAGCTGTCCTCCCGGGCCAACGCCTTCTCCATCGCCGCGCTCATGTCCAGCGGCAAGCCGAGCAAGGACAAGGACGGCGGGGACAGCACCATCAAGCCGCTCG AGCAGTTCGTGGAGAAATCATCGTGCAGTCAGACGCCCCTCTCGGAGcgctcctcttcatcttcatcttcctcttcgTCGTCACTGGACATCCTGCAACCGCTGGCGGGAGAGCTGGTCGGGAGCGCGCCGCTGTCAGGCGTGGGGGCGTGCACGGAGCCCCTCATCCCCACCAGCCCGCCGCTCCCGTGCAGCGAGGAGATGGCCAACATCTCATGCAGCCTCGAGACCAAAGAACTCTGGGACAAGTTCCACGAGCTCGGCACTGAGATGATCATCACCAAGTCGGGAAG GCGGATGTTCCCGACCATCCGTGTGTCTTTTTCGGGTGTGGAGCAGGAGTGCAAGTACATCGTATTGATGGACATCGTCCCGGTGGACAACAAGCGCTACAGATACGCTTACCACAGATCCTCGTGGTTGGTGGCCGGCAAGGCggatcctcctcttcctgccaG GTTGTACGTACATCCCGATTCTCCGTTCAGCGGCGAGCAGCTGATGAAGCAAATGGTTTCTTTTGAGAAAGTCAAACTCACCAACAACGAGCTCGACCAGCACGGACAC ATCATCCTAAACTCCATGCACAAGTACCAACCTCGGGTTCACATCATCAAGAAGAAGGAGCACACGGCCTCGTTGCTCAACTTCAAGTCGGAGGAGTTCCGCACGTTCGTCTTTGTGGAAACCGTCTTCACCGCAGTCACCGCGTACCAGAACCAGCTG aTCACCAAGCTGAAGATTGACAGCAACCCCTTCGCCAAAGGATTTCGGGATTCGTCGCGGCTAACGGACATGGAGAG CAGGGAAAGTGTGGAGAATCTGATCCACAAGCATTCGTACGCCCGCTCGCCCATCAGAACATACGCCGGCGACGACGACCATTTGCCTGACGACGGACACCCGCCACACGCCAGAG GCTCGGCGTTCACGGCCTCGGACAACCTGTCGCTGAGCTCCTGGGTGAGCAGCGGCACGTCGGCGGCCTTCTCGGGCTTCCAGCACCCTCCGTCACTGTCAGCCATGGGGACGGGCGGAGCCGCCTCCCTGCCGCACCCCATGCAAGGCTCGCTGCCCCCCTACGGGCGTCTCGGCATGCCCCTGACGCCGGGCGCCTTGCAGGCCGGCGGACCGTCCTTCCCAACCTTTCACATGCCGCGCTATCACCACTACTTCCAGCAGGGGCCCTACGCCGCCATTCAGGGCCTGCGCCACTCTTCCGCTGTCATGACGCCCTTCGTATGA
- the tbx20 gene encoding T-box transcription factor TBX20 isoform X2 — translation MEYSSSPKPQLSSRANAFSIAALMSSGKPSKDKDGGDSTIKPLEQFVEKSSCSQTPLSERSSSSSSSSSSSLDILQPLAGELVGSAPLSGVGACTEPLIPTSPPLPCSEEMANISCSLETKELWDKFHELGTEMIITKSGRRMFPTIRVSFSGVEQECKYIVLMDIVPVDNKRYRYAYHRSSWLVAGKADPPLPARLYVHPDSPFSGEQLMKQMVSFEKVKLTNNELDQHGHIILNSMHKYQPRVHIIKKKEHTASLLNFKSEEFRTFVFVETVFTAVTAYQNQLITKLKIDSNPFAKGFRDSSRLTDMERESVENLIHKHSYARSPIRTYAGDDDHLPDDGHPPHARGSAFTASDNLSLSSWVSSGTSAAFSGFQHPPSLSAMGTGGAASLPHPMQGSLPPYGRLGMPLTPGALQAGGPSFPTFHMPRYHHYFQQGPYAAIQGLRHSSAVMTPFV, via the exons ATGGAGTACAGCAGCTCCCCGAAGCCGCAGCTGTCCTCCCGGGCCAACGCCTTCTCCATCGCCGCGCTCATGTCCAGCGGCAAGCCGAGCAAGGACAAGGACGGCGGGGACAGCACCATCAAGCCGCTCG AGCAGTTCGTGGAGAAATCATCGTGCAGTCAGACGCCCCTCTCGGAGcgctcctcttcatcttcatcttcctcttcgTCGTCACTGGACATCCTGCAACCGCTGGCGGGAGAGCTGGTCGGGAGCGCGCCGCTGTCAGGCGTGGGGGCGTGCACGGAGCCCCTCATCCCCACCAGCCCGCCGCTCCCGTGCAGCGAGGAGATGGCCAACATCTCATGCAGCCTCGAGACCAAAGAACTCTGGGACAAGTTCCACGAGCTCGGCACTGAGATGATCATCACCAAGTCGGGAAG GCGGATGTTCCCGACCATCCGTGTGTCTTTTTCGGGTGTGGAGCAGGAGTGCAAGTACATCGTATTGATGGACATCGTCCCGGTGGACAACAAGCGCTACAGATACGCTTACCACAGATCCTCGTGGTTGGTGGCCGGCAAGGCggatcctcctcttcctgccaG GTTGTACGTACATCCCGATTCTCCGTTCAGCGGCGAGCAGCTGATGAAGCAAATGGTTTCTTTTGAGAAAGTCAAACTCACCAACAACGAGCTCGACCAGCACGGACAC ATCATCCTAAACTCCATGCACAAGTACCAACCTCGGGTTCACATCATCAAGAAGAAGGAGCACACGGCCTCGTTGCTCAACTTCAAGTCGGAGGAGTTCCGCACGTTCGTCTTTGTGGAAACCGTCTTCACCGCAGTCACCGCGTACCAGAACCAGCTG aTCACCAAGCTGAAGATTGACAGCAACCCCTTCGCCAAAGGATTTCGGGATTCGTCGCGGCTAACGGACATGGAGAG GGAAAGTGTGGAGAATCTGATCCACAAGCATTCGTACGCCCGCTCGCCCATCAGAACATACGCCGGCGACGACGACCATTTGCCTGACGACGGACACCCGCCACACGCCAGAG GCTCGGCGTTCACGGCCTCGGACAACCTGTCGCTGAGCTCCTGGGTGAGCAGCGGCACGTCGGCGGCCTTCTCGGGCTTCCAGCACCCTCCGTCACTGTCAGCCATGGGGACGGGCGGAGCCGCCTCCCTGCCGCACCCCATGCAAGGCTCGCTGCCCCCCTACGGGCGTCTCGGCATGCCCCTGACGCCGGGCGCCTTGCAGGCCGGCGGACCGTCCTTCCCAACCTTTCACATGCCGCGCTATCACCACTACTTCCAGCAGGGGCCCTACGCCGCCATTCAGGGCCTGCGCCACTCTTCCGCTGTCATGACGCCCTTCGTATGA
- the LOC119135946 gene encoding homocysteine-responsive endoplasmic reticulum-resident ubiquitin-like domain member 2 protein isoform X2, translating to MDLRRRGDTVSSNPENLAGVSQSSHGGARLPSQGGQMLAPMQMLWWQQMYARHYYMQYQAAVAASQPPSLATAQLPPPQPNEAAQPPLAPVPAADPLPENLPLPPAADANIQMNVQGAGGGGGMLNEDQLNGDWLDWPFALFRVCILLSFVYFNCSFGRFMVVVGAMMLVYLHQVGWFPFRTVEQQQQQQQDQQQQQQDPPNLQDPDQAQAWEEAEMQQGLHELERVMDDGTEEAQQEEPGLLTVAWSFVRIFFTSLIPEGWPQRPPALPPVLHPR from the exons ATGGATCTCCGGCGTCGAGGTGACACCGTCAGTTCGAACCCTGAGAACCTGGCTGGCGTCTCCCAATC GTCTCATGGAGGAGCTCGATTGCCTTCGCAAGGTGGCCAGATGTTGGCACCCATGCAGATGCTGTGGTGGCAGCAGATGTACGCGCGGCATTACTACATGCAGTA TCAGGCAGCGGTGGCGGCATCTCAGCCTCCCAGCTTGGCCACTGCACAGCTGCCGCCTCCTCAGCCCAACGAAGCCGCGCAGCCCCCGCTGGCGCCCGTCCCGGCCGCTGACCCCCTGCCGGAGAACCTGCCGCTGCCTCCCGCGGCCGATGCCAACATCCAGATGAACGTACAAGGCgcgggcggcggcgggggcATGCTAAACGAGGACCAGCTCAACGGGGACTGGCTCGACTGGCCTTTCGCGCTCTTCCGTGTCTGCATCCTGCTCAGCTTCGTCTACTTCAACTGCTCCTTCGGTCGCttcatggtggtggtgggagcTATGATGCTCGTCTACCT GCACCAGGTGGGCTGGTTTCCCTTCAGGACggtggagcagcagcagcagcagcagcaagaccagcagcagcagcagcaagacCCACCAAACCTTCAGGATCCCGACCAAGCCCAAGCTTGGGAGGAAGCTGAGATGCAACAAGGCCTGCACGAATTG GAGCGGGTGATGGACGACGGCACGGAGGAAGCCCAGCAAGAGGAGCCCGGCTTGCTCACCGTGGCGTGGTCCTTTGTCAGAATCTTCTTCACCTCACTTATTCCCGAGGGGTGGCCCCAAAGACCACCTGCCTTACCCCCCGTGCTCCATCCTCGTTAG
- the LOC119135946 gene encoding homocysteine-responsive endoplasmic reticulum-resident ubiquitin-like domain member 2 protein isoform X1, producing the protein MDLRRRGDTVSSNPENLAGVSQSRSHGGARLPSQGGQMLAPMQMLWWQQMYARHYYMQYQAAVAASQPPSLATAQLPPPQPNEAAQPPLAPVPAADPLPENLPLPPAADANIQMNVQGAGGGGGMLNEDQLNGDWLDWPFALFRVCILLSFVYFNCSFGRFMVVVGAMMLVYLHQVGWFPFRTVEQQQQQQQDQQQQQQDPPNLQDPDQAQAWEEAEMQQGLHELERVMDDGTEEAQQEEPGLLTVAWSFVRIFFTSLIPEGWPQRPPALPPVLHPR; encoded by the exons ATGGATCTCCGGCGTCGAGGTGACACCGTCAGTTCGAACCCTGAGAACCTGGCTGGCGTCTCCCAATC CAGGTCTCATGGAGGAGCTCGATTGCCTTCGCAAGGTGGCCAGATGTTGGCACCCATGCAGATGCTGTGGTGGCAGCAGATGTACGCGCGGCATTACTACATGCAGTA TCAGGCAGCGGTGGCGGCATCTCAGCCTCCCAGCTTGGCCACTGCACAGCTGCCGCCTCCTCAGCCCAACGAAGCCGCGCAGCCCCCGCTGGCGCCCGTCCCGGCCGCTGACCCCCTGCCGGAGAACCTGCCGCTGCCTCCCGCGGCCGATGCCAACATCCAGATGAACGTACAAGGCgcgggcggcggcgggggcATGCTAAACGAGGACCAGCTCAACGGGGACTGGCTCGACTGGCCTTTCGCGCTCTTCCGTGTCTGCATCCTGCTCAGCTTCGTCTACTTCAACTGCTCCTTCGGTCGCttcatggtggtggtgggagcTATGATGCTCGTCTACCT GCACCAGGTGGGCTGGTTTCCCTTCAGGACggtggagcagcagcagcagcagcagcaagaccagcagcagcagcagcaagacCCACCAAACCTTCAGGATCCCGACCAAGCCCAAGCTTGGGAGGAAGCTGAGATGCAACAAGGCCTGCACGAATTG GAGCGGGTGATGGACGACGGCACGGAGGAAGCCCAGCAAGAGGAGCCCGGCTTGCTCACCGTGGCGTGGTCCTTTGTCAGAATCTTCTTCACCTCACTTATTCCCGAGGGGTGGCCCCAAAGACCACCTGCCTTACCCCCCGTGCTCCATCCTCGTTAG
- the pkdc gene encoding uncharacterized protein pkdc, which translates to MKPEHQDTVLQACGAASLRVGSKIQTLWSGYGEIVRLHLEGCERPSVVVKHVKFPPNGGEHATAAHRSHMRKVRSYEVETHWYQNYATNSKCRVPACFTVSSHEDEILIVLEDLDVAGYDQRRTNVNDHEMRACLSWLAHFHAHFLGVAPQGLWPVGTYWHLETRPDELEAMDDARLKAAAGAVDEALNSCRFLTIVHGDAKLANFCFSSDGRDVAAVDFQYVGGGCGMKDVAYFLGSCLKERECEKKAPGLLDHYFSELKCALSSTQLDFVALEKEWREMFAFAWTDFQRFLLGWMPGHWKVDRHNKKLTEEVLSKLKL; encoded by the exons ATGAAGCCTGAGCACCAGGACACGGTTTTGCAGGCATGCGGCGCTGCCTCGCTGCGTGTCGGCTCCAAGATCCAGACGCTGTGGAGCGGCTACGGCGAGATCGTCCGCTTGCATCTGGAAGGCTGCGAGCGGCCATCAGTGGTCGTTAAGCACGTCAAGTTCCCCCCCAACGGGGGCGAACACGCCACCGCCGCCCATCGCTCCCATATGAGGAAGGTGAGGTCTTACGAAGTGGAGACCCACTGGTACCAGAACTACGCCACCAATTCCAAGTGTCGGGTACCCGCCTGTTTCACCGTTAGTTCCCATGAAGATGAGATTCTCATTGTACTGGAAGACCTGGATGTGGCTGGTTATGACCAAAGAAG AACCAACGTAAACGATCATGAGATGAGGGCATGTCTCAGCTGGTTAGCCCACTTCCACGCTCACTTCCTGGGCGTAGCTCCGCAGGGCCTGTGGCCAGTGGGCACCTACTGGCACCTGGAGACACGCCCGGATGAGCTTGAGGCCATGGATGATGCCAGGCTGAAGGCAGCGGCTGGTGCGGTGGATGAGGCGCTTAACAGCTGCCGCTTCCTGACCATCGTGCATGGCGATGCCAAGCTGGCCAACTTCTGCTTCTCCTCCGACGGACGGGATGTGGCGGCCGTGGACTTCCAGTATGTGGGCGGCGGCTGTGGGATGAAAGATGTGGCTTACTTCCTAGGCAGCTGTCTCAAAGAAAGGGAGTGTGAGAAGAAGGCGCCGGGCCTCCTGGATCATTACTTTTCTGAGTTAAAGTGTGCGTTGAGCAGCACCCAGCTGGACTTTGTGGCATTGGAGAAAGAGTGGCGGGAGATGTTTGCCTTCGCATGGACCGATTTCCAACGCTTCCTGCTGGGGTGGATGCCGGGACATTGGAAGGTCGACCGCCACAACAAGAAGCTGACCGAAGAGGTCCTGAGCAAGCTCAAGCTTTGA
- the acad9 gene encoding complex I assembly factor ACAD9, mitochondrial: protein MMTISRMLVLSNCFHIRKQLLRSIRPKYVCSFPPQRSIKTYSRNLAYAKDLFLGQVNQAEVFPFPEIGIEELEEINQLVDPVEKFFNEEVDSAKIDREARIPPETLNGLKELGLFGLQIPEQYGGLGLSNTMYARLAEITSLDASIAVTLAAHQAIGLKGILIAGNDAQKKKYLPKLASGEHIAAFCLTEPGSGSDAASIQTRATLSDDGKHYLLNGSKIWISNGGMADVMTVFARTEVLVDGAKKDKISAFIVERAFGGITSGKPEDKLGIRGSNTCEVSFDNVPVPLENVIGELGDGFKIAMNILNSGRFSMGSSSAGMIKKMIELTSEYAATRKQFNKRLSEFGMIQEKFAIMALNVFVMESMAYLTSGMMDRPGLPDCSLEAAVVKVFSSEGGWICVSEALQVLGGLGYTKNYPYERYLRDCRILPIFEGTNEILRMYIALTGMQYAGKILTGKIKEMKKGNIGLALGMIGKKLRSSYGSVPAGVLAGKNGVIHPSLAESAQKFEENVYLFGSTVESLLYRYGKTIVDEQLILKKVADVLIHLYAMTAVLSRSSRSISQGLRNHDHEVLLTNTFCAEAYFKNNYLMTQLQKNSPENNDANLKKIAKDVLENRAYICSHPLERTY from the coding sequence ATGATGACCATCAGTAGAATGCTCGTCCTCTCCAACTGTTTTCACATCCGAAAGCAGCTGCTGCGCAGTATAAGGCCGAAATACGTCTGCTCTTTCCCACCGCAAAGGTCAATCAAAACTTATTCAAGAAACCTCGCATATGCCAAAGACTTGTTCCTCGGTCAAGTCAATCAGGCGGAAGTATTTCCCTTTCCAGAAATTGGAATAGAAGAATTGGAGGAGATTAACCAGCTTGTGGATCCTGTAGAAAAATTCTTCAATGAGGAAGTTGATTCCGCAAAGATTGACCGAGAAGCCAGAATCCCCCCGGAAACGTTGAATGGCTTGAAAGAGCTTGGACTGTTTGGACTCCAGATTCCTGAGCAATATGGAGGTCTTGGACTGTCCAATACTATGTATGCACGACTTGCAGAAATTACATCATTGGATGCCTCTATTGCAGTCACGCTCGCTGCCCATCAAGCAATTGGATTGAAGGGTATACTAATTGCGGGGAATGATgcacagaagaagaaatatCTGCCTAAATTAGCCTCAGGGGAACACATTGCAGCTTTTTGTTTGACTGAGCCTGGAAGTGGAAGCGATGCAGCTTCCATTCAGACACGGGCAACATTGTCAGACGATGGCAAACATTACCTTCTCAATGGATCCAAGATTTGGATTTCAAACGGCGGAATGGCTGACGTCATGACTGTGTTTGCACGGACTGAGGTGCTTGTAGATGGCGCTAAGAAAGACAAGATTTCTGCATTTATTGTCGAGAGAGCTTTTGGAGGCATTACGAGCGGAAAACCTGAAGACAAACTTGGTATCAGGGGCTCCAATACTTGTGAAGTGTCATTTGACAATGTTCCAGTACCGCTAGAAAATGTTATTGGAGAATTAGGGGACGGATTCAAGATCGCCATGAATATACTCAACTCTGGAAGATTCAGCATGGGAAGTTCTTCAGCtggaatgattaaaaaaatgattgaattGACCTCGGAATATGCCGCGACACGAAAGCAGTTTAACAAACGCTTAAGTGAATTTGGTATGATACAAGAGAAATTTGCAATCATGGccctaaatgtttttgtgatggAGAGCATGGCATACCTGACATCAGGAATGATGGACAGACCTGGTCTACCTGATTGTTCTTTGGAAGCTGCTGTGGTTAAGGTGTTCAGCTCAGAGGGAGGCTGGATTTGCGTCAGCGAAGCTCTTCAGGTCCTCGGAGGTCTAGGATACACAAAAAACTACCCGTACGAGCGTTACCTCAGGGACTGTCGTATCCTTCCCATTTTTGAGGGTACCAATGAAATTCTGAGAATGTACATCGCTCTTACTGGTATGCAATACGCCGGTAAAATCCTCACGGGAAAAATAAAGGAGATGAAGAAAGGAAATATCGGTCTCGCTTTGGGGATGATTGGGAAAAAATTGAGGAGCTCGTACGGAAGCGTACCAGCAGGGGTGCTTGCGGGGAAGAACGGAGTGATTCATCCCAGCTTAGCTGAAAGTGCGCAAAagtttgaagaaaatgtttatctttttGGATCAACTGTGGAGAGCCTGTTGTACAGATACGGAAAGACAATCGTGGATGAACAGCTCATTTTGAAGAAAGTAGCAGATGTGCTTATTCATCTCTACGCCATGACAGCCGTCCTTTCCAGAAGTAGCCGTTCCATCAGCCAGGGTCTTCGGAATCATGACCACGAGGTGTTGCTTACAAACACCTTCTGCGCTGAGGCTTACTTCAAGAATAATTATTTGATGACCCAATTGCAAAAGAACTCTCCCGAGAACAATGACGCCAACTTGAAGAAGATCGCCAAGGATGTTTTGGAGAATAGAGCGTATATCTGCTCTCATCCTCTTGAGAGGACATATTGA
- the dpy19l1l gene encoding dpy-19-like 1, like: MAAKNRKQTGKSDKSEKSPPVASTGGKSGAKRAAAAAGGRDAKAANGLSGIRNKLGLSHTSAAGLGFTLLLAALSGYLHWYHLTQLFENDRHFSHLSSLEKEMAFRTEMGLYYSYYKTIIDAPSFLEGLHMIMNDRLTEYPLVINTLKRFNLYPEVVLASWYRVYTSVMGYFGVPTKMCWSINRGEGLTPVDSCEGLGDPAYFYVTCVFLLNGLMMSMFFLYGAYLSGSRLGGIVTTVCFFFNHGESTRVMWTPPLRESFAYPFLVLQMMLLTFILRTRNPSRMALAALGISTVCFMLPWQFAQFVLLTQVASLFASYILGYLSAAKMQSLLVTHMVALAFCFVLMFGNAMLLTSFYASSLVSIWAVIALRDRLTRIFRTGLVFWVMQALFWVGSTVLLKFLLSTILGASDDAHISGLIKSKFTSYKDFHTLMYTCAAEFDFMEWETPTRYLTTLLLPINLLLVALIAKTIMQDVIRYLKDGGKANIGRKDDTVVRCDVVTKGEMAYHSLQLLAFSVLAVLIMRLKLFLTPHMCIVASLICSRQLLGWMADRTKQQVAVFVMLALMSVKGVANLQAQWGIIGEFSNMPQEELLDWIQDNTFPDAVFAGAMPTMASVKLSTGRPIVNHPHYEDAGLRERTKLVYSMYSRMSAETVKSNLNKLGVDFFVLEDSWCTRRTRPGCSMPEIWDVEDPENVGKIPLCTHMSRNSRPHFTTVFANHIYKVLKVPKDAR, from the exons ATGGCGGCCAAAAACCGCAAGCAAACCGGCAAGAGCGACAAAAGCGAAAAGAGTCCCCCGGTCGCTTCTACTGGTGGCAAAAGCGGCGCCAAgcgagccgccgccgctgctggcGGCAGGGATGCCAAAGCCGCGAATGGGCTATCGGGCATTCGGAACAAGCTGGGGCTAAGTCACACCTCGGCGGCCGGGCTGGGATTCACGCTTCTGCTCG CTGCTTTGAGCGGATATCTCCACTG GTATCATCTCACACAACTATTTGAGAATGACAGACACTTCTCACACTTATCCAGCTTAGAGAAGGAAATGGCTTTCCGGACCGAGATG GGCTTGTATTATTCGTACTACAAGACCATCATCGACGCGCCGTCCTTCCTGGAGGGCCTGCACATGATCATGAACGACCGGCTGACCGAATACCCGCTCGTCATAAACACCCTCAAGAGGTTTAATCTTTACCCAGAG GTGGTTCTAGCCAGCTGGTACCGGGTTTACACGTCCGTCATGGGCTACTTTGGTGTTCCCACGAAGATGTGCTGGTCCATCAACAGAGGAGAAGGCCTCACGCCAGTGGACAGTTGCGAAG GGTTGGGCGACCCGGCCTACTTCTACGTGACATGCGTGTTCTTGCTCAACGGGCTGATGATGAGCATGTTTTTCCTGTACGGCGCTTACCTCAG CGGAAGCCGACTGGGCGGCATTGTGACCACCGTGTGTTTCTTCTTCAATCACGGCGAG AGCACAcgtgtgatgtggactcctcCTCTGAGGGAAAGCTTTGCTTACCCTTTCCTGGTCCTACAGATGATGCTACTCACATTCATCTTGAG AACCCGGAACCCGAGCAGGATGGCCCTGGCCGCTTTGGGAATTTCCACAGTGTGCTTCATGCTGCCATGGCAGTTTGCCCAGTTTGTGCTGCTCACTCAG GTAGCTTCCCTGTTTGCGTCCTACATCCTGGGTTACCTCAGCGCGGCTAAGATGCAGTCATTGTTGGTCACTCACATG GTCGCACTGGCCTTCTGCTTTGTGTTGATGTTTGGCAACGCCATGCTGCTCACATCCTTTTACGCCTCCTCGCTGGTTTCAATCTGG gCTGTCATTGCGCTGAGGGATCGCTTGACTCGGATCTTCAGAACTGGCTTGGTCTTCTGG GTCATGCAGGCTTTATTTTGGGTGGGCTCCACCGTTCTGCTGAAATTCCTGCTGTCCACCATTCTCGGTGCTTCCGATGAT GCTCACATCAGTGGCCTGATCAAGTCCAAATTTACCAGCTACAAGGATTTCCACACGCTCATGTACACATGCGCTGCAGAGTTTGACTTCATGGAGTGGGAG ACTCCCACCCGCTACCTGACAACGTTGCTGCTGCCCATCAACTTGTTACTGGTGGCTTTGATTGCAAAGACG attaTGCAAGATGTCATCCGCTACCTGAAGGATGGAGGAAAAGCAAATATTGGTCGTAAAGATGACACAGTTGTGAG GTGTGACGTTGTCACTAAAGGAGAG ATGGCGTACCACAGTCTGCAGCTTCTGGCCTTCAGCGTGCTGGCCGTCCTCATCATGCGCCTGAAGCTCTTCCTCACGCCGCACATGTGCATCGTGGCATCGCTGATCTGCTCCCGGCAG TTACTGGGCTGGATGGCGGACAGGACCAAACAACAGGTCGCCGTGTTTGTCATGCTGGCCCTCATGTCGGTGAAGGGGGTGGCCAACCTGCAGGCCCAGTGGGGCATCATCGGGGAGTTCAGCAACATGCCTCAGGAGGAGCTGCTGGACTGGATACAGGACAACACCTTCCCTG ATGCTGTGTTTGCGGGTGCGATGCCCACAATGGCCAGCGTGAAACTGTCCACGGGTCGGCCCATCGTGAACCACCCCCACTACGAAGACGCCGGTTTGAG GGAGAGAACCAAGCTGGTGTACTCCATGTATAGCCGCATGTCCGCAGAGACTGTCAAGAGTAATTTGAACAAGCTGGGAGTCGACTTTTTTGTTCTGGAAGATTCTTGGTGCACCAGGAGAACCAG GCCCGGCTGCAGCATGCCGGAGATCTGGGATGTGGAAGACCCGGAGAACGTGGGTAAAATTCCTCTGTGCACTCACATGTCCAGGAACTCACGGCCACACTTCACCACCGTCTTTGCCAATCATATCTACAAAGTTCTCAAAGTGCCCAAAGATGCCAGATAA
- the LOC119135370 gene encoding glycogen synthase kinase binding protein: MPCRKENYIFLEQSVTVDSKEVDALVTRIGEALQLHNNSGNHAKKAACLHGLTTGVGSVVNPAGVGGGGVGGTIATGAPVPKRQGCCIRLRNRGSSRASPYHIPGSSDQEWDQIKPWNKKRLHADEDDPHRLLQELILSGNLIKEAVKRLQFSAADCGDFPKAADNVPC; this comes from the coding sequence ATGCCTTGTCGAAAGGAAAACTACATCTTCCTGGAGCAGTCCGTCACCGTCGACTCCAAAGAGGTGGACGCGTTGGTGACGAGAATCGGCGAGGCACTGCAGCTCCACAACAATAGCGGCAACCATGCGAAGAAGGCTGCCTGCTTGCACGGACTCACCACCGGCGTGGGGAGTGTGGTCAACCCGGCGGGGGTCGGCGGCGGTGGAGTAGGAGGCACCATCGCCACGGGCGCGCCGGTTCCGAAACGGCAAGGCTGCTGCATCCGTCTGAGAAACCGCGGCAGCAGCCGGGCGAGCCCTTACCACATCCCCGGCTCGAGCGACCAGGAGTGGGACCAAATTAAAccgtggaacaaaaaaaggctGCACGCCGACGAGGACGACCCGCATCGTCTCCTCCAGGAGCTCATCCTGTCTGGCAATCTGATCAAAGAAGCCGTAAAGCGGCTGCAGTTCTCCGCGGCGGACTGTGGAGATTTCCCCAAGGCAGCGGACAACGTGCCGTGCTGA